AGCAGGAGAACGATCGCGGTGGCCCCGACCGCCGTCGTCACCAACGGCGCGAGCAGCGCGACCACGAGCGAGGCGGAGGTGGAGGTGTCGACGGCGGTCGCGAGGGCGGCGAGGGCTCCCAGCGCCAGCACCAGCCCGACCGCGACCTCGATCCGGGTCAGTCCGATCCAGCCGGCGACCGCTGCCAGCGCGACGAGAACGACTGCCATCCCCCCGAGAAGGACGGCCTTGTCGTTCTCGCCGAACTGGCGTACGGCGAAGTCCTTCAAGAACCCCGGCGTTCGTGCGACCACGGCGTTGCCGACCGCGATCACGGGGGAGGGTCCCCCGGTGAAGACCGCGGTCGCCGACCCCGCTGCTATGCCGGCGAGTCCTGCGAGGACTCCCGCACCTGCAGCGAGGGTTCGATGAGCAACCGTGGTTTCGACCATGCCCCTGATTCGGCACCAGCGGGGCGTCGGATGGGTGGATGACGGCAGAATGAGGACCAGACCCTCGGACCCATCCACCACGCCCGCAGCGTCGAATCACCCGTGACATCCCCCAGGAGCAGGAGCAGCGATGCCAGGTCCGGAGCGCGGTCGACGCATGGAGGCCCACGACGGCGGCCCGCCGATCGAGGACGCGCTCGAGCCGCTGATGGCTCGCGTCGCACGTGGTGACGAGCAGGCGTTCGGCGCGGTCTACGACGCGCTCGCCGGGACCGTCTTCGGCCTCGTACGCCGGGTCGTCCGCGACCCCGTCCGGGCCGAGGAGGTGACCCAGGAGGTGTTCCTCCAGGTCTGGCAGAAAGCCCCCCGCTTCGATGCGGCACGCGGCCGTCCCAAGACCTGGGTGCTCACGCTGGCGCACCGCCGCGCGGTCGACGCCGTACGCCACGACCAGGCGGCGGCGGACCGCGACCAGCGCTACGACTGGTCGGGAGGACCGGCGTACGACCAGGTCGCCGACGAGGTCACCGTGCGCCTCGAGCACCAGGCCGTACGACGCTGCCTCGAGACCTTGACCGAGCTCCAGCGGGAGGCGGTCGGCCTGGCCTACTACCAGGGACACACCTACGCCGAGACGGCGTCGATCCTCGGCGCGAACCCGGCAACGGTCAAGACACGACTTCGGGACGGTCTCATCCGTCTCCGCGACTGCCTGGGGGTGACGGCATGACCAGCGATCCGCACAACCTCTCGGGCGCGTACGCGCTCGACGCCCTCGACCCGACGGAGCGTGACGCGTACGAGGCTCACCTCGCCGAGTGCTCCGACTGCGCCGAGGAGGTCCATGGCTTCCGTGCGACGGCGGCCCGTCTCGGCGCCGCCGAGGAGGTGCTGGTGCCCGAGCACCTGCGTCGCGCGGTTCTCGACGCCGTCGCCCGCACCCCGCAGGAGCGTCCGGTCGTCGTCGACCTCGCCGGGCACCCGCGTGCTCGTCGGATGACGCGAGCGCTGCTGGTGGCTGCGGCCCTCGCGCTCATCGTGGGGTCTGCGGTGTTCGGCGTGACGCAGCGCGACCGGGCGGATGAGTCCGTAGCGCAGCAGGAGGCGATCGCCGCCGTCCTGGCCGCTCCCGACGCGGCGATGGTGTCGTCGCCGGTCGAGGGCGGCGGGACGGTCCGCGTCGTGCAGTCTGCCGATCTCGCCAAGGCCGTGATGGTCGTCTCGGACCTTCCCCGGCTGGACGAGGACGAGGACTACCAGATGTGGACCCAGAGCGACGGGACCATGCACAGTGCAGGCGTGCTGCCACGCGACGAGCAGGAGTCCCGCGCGGCGCACGTCATGGACGACGTCTCCGGAGTCACGGCGGTAGCGATCAGCATCGAGCCGGCCGGAGGGTCGGAGGAGCCGACGTCGGACCCGATCGTGCTGATCGAGACCGCCTGACTATCCGAGCCCAGCGCGCTCGGCGAGGCCTCGGACGTACGAGGCCTGCCCGAGATGCTGGATGCTGTCGTCGAGCATGCTGACGATCCGGACGGACGCCGTGACGGGCGGGTCCCAGCGCGTGTCGACGACGCGGGCGAGCTCGTCGACGTCGAGCCCGCGGACGTAGTCGCGGAGGCGGTCGGTCACGTCGTGGTGATAGCCGGCGAGGTGCGAGCCGCTGACGACCACCTCGCCGGCCTCGTCGGCGGACTGGCCGTAGCCGGTGGCCGAGACCGGGAAGGGAAGACCGAGCCGGTCGAACCACCCGCCTGCCGTCCAGGCCTGCGGTGCGCCGGTCAGGTCCGAGCCGTGGTCGTCGAGCACCCGAGCCTGGTGCCACAGCAACCAGCACACGGTGTTGGACTGCGGGTCCGGCCGATAGGTGCCGATCGGAGTCGGCAGGTCGTCCGTGAGGGTGTCGACCAGCTCGTCGATCCGGTCGACGTGGTCGAGCAGCAGGGAACGGAGGGCCTCGAGGGTGGGTTCGACACTCATGGCTGCCACGTTAAGGGTGGCGACCGACATCGCGGGGCTCGGTGCCGCTGGGAATAGCCCTCCCGTGCAGATAGTTGAAGGGTGTACTAGTTTGATCCAGTGATCGCAGACGCGGTCGGAGAGAAGGCAGAGATGCAGTTCGGGATCTTCACCGTCGGTGACGTCACGACCGACCCCACCACGGGTCGTACGCCGACGGAGCACGAGCGGATCAAGGCGACCGTCGAGATCGCCAAGAAGGCCGAAGAGGTGGGTCTGGACGTCTTCGCGACCGGCCAGCACCACAACCCGCCCTTCATCCCGTCCGCCCCCACCACCACGCTCGCCTACATCGCCGCCCAGACCGAGCGGATCATCCTCTCGACGTCGACGACGCTGATCACGACGACCGACCCGGTCCGGATCGCGGAGGACTACGCCACGCTGCAGCACCTGTCGGACGGTCGCAACGACCTCATGATGGGGCGCGGCAACACCGGCCCGGTCTACCCGTGGTTCGGTCGTGACATCCGGGACGGCATCGAGCTCGCGATCGAGAACTACCACCTCCTGCGGCGCCTGTGGACCGAGGACGTCGTCGACTGGGAGGGCAAGTTCCGTACGCCCCTCCAGGGCTTCACCTCCACCCCGCGGCCCCTGGACGGCGTCGCGCCGTTCGTCTGGCACGGATCGATCCGCAGCCCCGAGATCGCCGAGCAGGCCGCCTACTACGGTGACGGGTTCTTCTCGAACCACATCTTCTGGCCGGCCAGCCACACCGAGCGGATGATCGCCTTCTACCGCCAGCGCTTCGAGCACTACGGCCACGGCAGCGCCGACCAGGCCATCGTCGGCCTCGGCGGCCAGGTCTTCATGCGCAAGAACAGCCAGGACGCGGTCAACGAGTTCCGGCCGTACTTCGACAACGCACCGGTGTACGGGCACGGGCCCAGCCTCGAGGACTTCACCCGCGAGACCCCGCTCACCGTCGGCAGCCCTCAGCAGGTCATCGAGCGGACGCTCGGGTTCCGCGACTACGTCGGCGACTACCAGCGTCAGCTCTGGCTGATGGACCACGCCGGCCTGCCGCTGAAGACGGTGCTCGAGCAGCTCGACATCCTCGGCGAGGAGGTCGTGCCGGTCCTCCGCAAGGAGTTCGCCGCGCTCAAGCCGGACCACGTGCCCGACGCCCCGACCCACGCGTCCCTGGTCGCCGCCGCCGGCGGCGGGCACGACGCCACCGTCCACGCCCAGGGTGACGACGTCACCGGACGCTCGCCCGAGCAGACCATCGCCGAAGAGGTGTCCGCATGACCACCCGAAGGATCGCCGTCGTCAGTGCGGGTCTGAGCCAGCCGTCGTCCACCCGGCTGCTGGCCGACCGCCTGGCCCAGGCCGTCCGCGACGACCTGATGACCAGGGGTGTCGACGCCGAGGTGACGGTGCACGAGCTGCGTGAGCACGCGCACGAGATCACCGATGCGATGCTGACCGGGTTCGCCCCGGCCGGGCTCCAGTCGGTGGTCGACGACGTCGTCGCCGCCGATGGGCTGGTCGTCGTCACGCCGATCTTCACCGCGTCGTACTCGGGCCTGTTCAAGTCCTTCTTCGACGTGCTCGAGAAGGACGCTCTCGCCGGTAAGCCCGTGCTGGTCGCAGCGACGGCGGGCACCGCCCGTCACTCGCTCGCACTCGAGCACGCGCTGCGTCCGATGTTCGCCTACCTGCGTGCCGTAATCGTCCCGACGGCCGTGTTCGCGGCGTCGGAGGACTGGGGCGGTGTGGACGGCGTCAGCGGAGCGCTCCAGGCGCGAGTCAGGCGCGCGGGTGCCGAGCTCGCAGACCTGGTGGCGTCGCGGCAGTCGTCGGCCCCCGCCGACCCGTTCGCGCTGACCACGTCCTTCGAGGACATGCTCGCCGGACGGTGACACCGCGTGGCACCGAGACTCGGGCAGGTCGATGTGCTGTGATGCGGGCATGCGCAGGCCGGTGACGTTGTCCGACCGGGCGCGCGGGTACGGGCTGTGGCCGGGAGACGTCCTCGCCAGCCTGCCCGGCGCCCGGCTCGGTCACGTCTCGTTCCAGTCGGGCTCGGAGCCGGTCATGGTCGTGACGCTTCTCCTCCCGGCCGACATCTCGCCCGTCGCCGACGTCCCGGTGCGGGTCGTCCTGACCTTCGCCGACGCCCGCGTGCGCTCCTGGCGGCCGTCGTGGCGTGCGCGCCTGCGTCCTTCCCGGACCGAGCGGCCGCAGCTGGTGGAGATGAACCGTGGGCGCGCCGGCCGCTACCGCCTGCTGCACACCGCCGGGCGCATCGTGGTGAAGGGCCGCGAGCTGCTGGTCGACGTCGTCCCCGCGAACCATCTCGTGTCGGTGAGCGACGACGCCGTCGCCTCCTGACCGGGACGCCGGGTGCGCGTGGGCCGGACGATACGGTGGCTCGCGTGACCAGCGCCCGCGTACGCCCCCGAGTCGGAGTCGTCGTCCTCACCCAGGGCAAGCGTCCTGAGGACCTCACGGCTGCCATCGAGTCGGTCCTCGCGCAGGACGACGTCGACGTCGACGTCGTGTGCGTCGGCAACGGTTGGGCACCGACCGGGATCCCCGATGGTGCCGCCGCCGTCGCCCTGCCGGAGAACCTCGGCATCCCCGCCGGACGCAACGCCGGCGTGCCCCACGTCTCGGGCGACCTGCTCCTGTTCGTCGACGACGACGCGCGCCTCCCCGACGCGGACTTCCTGCGCCGCGCCGCCGAGCTCTTCGCCGCCGACCCGCGGCTCGGCGTCGTCCAGCCGAGGGTCGAGAGCCCGGGGGAGGACGCACCCACCCGGTGGATCCCGCGGATGCGCAAGGGCGATCCGAGGCGGTCGTCGCCCGCGTTCTCGCTGTGGGAAGGCGTCCTGGTCGTGCGCCGTGCCGCCTTCGAGGCGGCCGGAGGATGGGGCGACGAGTTCTTCTACGCCCACGAGGGCATCGAGCTCGCGTGGCGGGTGTGGGACGCCGGCTACGAGGTCTGGTACCGCGGTGACCTGCGGTGCGAGCATCCCGCGATCGATCCGGCGCGGCACGCCTACTACTTCCGGCTGAACGCCCGCAACCGGGTGTGGCTCGCGCGCAGGAACCTGCGGTGGCCCTTCAGCTGGGCGTACGTCGCCACCTGGACGGCCGTCGCCGTGGCGCGCGGTGTCCGGTCAGCAGACGGGCGCCGGTCCCTCCGACCTTGGTTCGCGGGGTGGCGCGAGGGGTGGCGTACGGATCCGGGACCGCGTCGGCCGATGCGGTGGCGCACGGTGCTCGCGATGACGCGCCGCGGGCGGCCACCTGTCGTCTGACAGGGTGGCTCGCGGTCAGACGACCGTACGGAGGCCGTCTTCCTCGTCGTCTTCCTCGTCGTCGTCGGACAGCAGGCCCAGCTTGCGCATGCGGCGCATCCGGCGCTCGTGGCGGCGACGGAGGGCGGCCTCGTCGCCGGAGTCGCTGAAGTACTGGTCGACGACGTCCTGGATCGGACCGTCGAGGATCAGCTGCCCCTCACGCAGGTAGAGGCCACGGCTGCAGAAGCGCGTCAGGTTGGCCTCGCTGTGCGACACCATGAACAGCGTGCGGCCGTTGGACAGCATCTCGTCGATCCGCTCGAAGCACTTCTCCCGGAACGCGCGGTCACCGACGGCGAGGACCTCGTCGACCAGCAGGATCGGCTCGTCCAGACGCGAGACCACGCTGAACGCCACGCGCACCTTCATGCCGGACGACAGGTGCTTGTAGGGCGTGTCGACGAAGTCCTCGATCTCGGCGAACTCGACGATCTCGTCGAAGGACGCGGCGATCTCCTTCTTGCTCATGCCGTGCAGCCCGGCGGCCAGGTAGATGTTGTCGCGGACCGTCAGGTCACCGACGAAGCCGCCGGTGATCTCGATGAGCGGCGCGACGCCACCGTTGACGACCACTCGGCCTTCGTCCGGGATCAGAACGCCGGCGATGGTCTTGAGCAGGGTCGACTTGCCCTGGCCGTTGCGGCCGACGACGCCGATCGCCTCTCCCGGCTGCACGTCGAACGAGATGTGGCGGAGGCCGAAGAACTCGCCGGCGCGAACGCCGGACTGGCCCTTGAAGATCAGGTCGCGGACACTGCGATGCCGGCGCGAGCGGTGGAACCGGACCGACACGTTCTGCACGGAGATGATGGGTTCGGTCATGTCAGAGCTCCTTGAGGACAGTGCGCTCGAGCCGAGCGAACAGCCACCAGCCGACGGCGAGGACCAGGAGCGACATCGCGGCCGCATAGCCGACGTGCCACCACTCGAGGTAGTGCGGATAGATCCCTGCCCGGAACAGCTGGAGGATGTCCGCGACCGGGTTCGCGACGTAGACCCACCGGAGGTCCTCGGGCAGCCGAGTGACGGAGTAGAGGACGGGGGAGGCGTAGAAGAAGAGCCTCAGGAAGATGGCGACGAGTCGCTGGAGGTCGGGCACGAGGACGGTGAGGACGCTCAGCCCCAGCCCGACGCCTGCCAGCAGAACAGCCATGATCAGCATGGCGAGGGGGAAGGTGATCAGCATGTTCCAGTGCAGCGGGGTCTGAGTCGCAAGGAGGAAGCCCGCGAGCACGGGAAGGGCGAGCAGGAACTCCACGCCGTTGGACGCCACGACCCGCAGGACCCAGATCTCGCGCGGCAGGTTGGTCGACCTCACCAGGCGCGACGAGCTCCTCAGCGCCTTGGAGGCCTGCGACACGGAGCTGTTGAACCACTGCCACGGGAGCATGCCAGCCAGCAGGAAGACGATGTAGGGGTCGTCTCCGGGGACGTCCCTGGGAAACAGCAGACTGAAAATCGCCCAGTAGACGAGGCTCATCAGCAGCGGGTCGAGCACCGTCCAGACGTATCCGAGGACGGAGTTGGCGTAACGGACCTTCAGATCCCGGCGGATGAGGAGAAGGAGGATCTTGCGTGCGCCCCAGATGGCACGAATTCGCGCCAAGGGCGAACGCGTGTAGCTCGAGTCGACCATCGGTCCCTTTCGTCCGGAATCCCGTCCCGCTCCGGGGACGGACCCCCGCTCAGCACGCCCACTGTACGCGCGCGATCAAGCAGATCCGCGAGCACCCTCAGGCTCGTGTCACGTCCGACAAGTTACCCTCTAGGTCGTGACTAGGATGCGAAACGTGGCCGTCGTGCTCGCCGGCGGTGTCGGGACCCGGGTGGGCCTCTCGATCCCGAAGCAGCTGATCAAGATCGCCGGGAAGCCGATCATCGAGCACACCATCGCAGTCATGCAGGCATCCCCTCTCATCGACGAGATCATCGTCTTGATGACGCCGGGTCACCTCGACCCCGTCCGTGCCATCGTCCGCACCGGCGGGTACGACAAGGTCACCCAGATCCTCGAGGGTGCCGACACCCGCAACGCGACCACCCAGCGCGCTCTCGCCGCTCTCGGCGACGAGGAGTGCAACGTCCTCCTCCACGACGCCGTCCGCCCGCTCCTGTCGCAGACGATCCTCGAGGACGTCGTGGCGGCGCTCGACGACTACGAGGCCGTCGACACGGTCATCCCGTCCGCCGACACCATCGTCCAGGTGCACGAGGACTCCGGCACGATCGCCGACGTCCTCCCTCGCCACCTGCTGCGGCGGGGGCAGACGCCGCAGGCGTTCCGCCTGTCGGTGATCCGCGCCGCGTACGCGGAGGCCGACAAGGACCCCGACTTCGTCGCGACCGACGACTGCACCGTGGTCCTGCGCTACAACCCGAGCGTGCCGATCACCGTCGTCGACGGTCACGAGCGCAACATGAAGGTCACGGAGCCGATCGACGTCTACATCGCCGACAAGCTCTTCCAGCTGGCGTCGGCCGAGCGTCCGGCCGCGCTGAGCGAGGCCGAGCAGGTCGCGGCGCTGGAGGGCAAGACCGTCGTGGTGTTCGGCGGGTCGTACGGGATCGGCGGCGACATCGCCGCCGTCGCCGAGCGGGCGGGAGCCAACGTGTTCTCGTTCTCGCGCTCGGCGACCGAGACCCACGTCGAGCGGCGCGGTGACATCCGCGCCGCGGCGGAGACGGTGCTCGCGAAGACCGGCCGCGTCGACTACGTGGTCAACACCGCCGGTGTCCTCCCGATCGCGCCGCTGTCGGAGACGAGCGAGGAGACCATCTACAACGCCACCGAGGTCAACTACCTCGGCCCGATCTTCATCGCCCAGGAGTTCTACCCGCACCTGGCCGAGACCTCCGGCTCGCTCCTCCTGTTCACCTCGTCGTCCTACACGCGCGGACGCTCGGGCTACTCGCTCTACTCGTCGGCGAAGGCAGCCGTCGTCAACCTGACCCAGGCGCTCGCCGACGAGTGGGCCGGGTCGGTCCGCGTCAACTGCGTGAACCCGGAGCGCACCGGGACCCCGATGCGTACGAAGGCTTTCGGCGACGAGCCGGCAGGCACGCTGCTCTCGTCCGACGAGGTCGCTCGGCAGTCCCTCGACGTGCTCCTCTCGTCCCAGACCGGCCACGTCGTCGACATCCGACGCGAGAGCGGTCCCGCGGCGATCACGAATGGCTGACCCGGGGCTGGCGCCGCCGGAGGCGGGACGCGTCACGGCGGCTCGCGGGGGCGATGCCGCGACGCAGATCGGGACGGCCGCCACGGTCGTCCTGGCCACGGCTGCGGCGCTGACGGGCGTGGTGGAGGCCGTCGTCGTGGCCGTGCTGCTCGTGGCGCTCGCCGCCCTCGCCGTGGACGCGTGGCGGTTCACGCGCAGGGACGACCTCCCGTTGACCGAGGATCTCGTCCTTCTCGGGCACGACGGCCCCGTCCGTGGCGGTGTCGGCGCGGCCGTGACCGTCTGCTTCGTGGCGTGGAGCGACTCGTCGGTGTGGCTCGCGTCGCTCGCCGCGCTGATCAGCATCGGCATCGTCGTCCTGGAGCCGGTGCTCGGCCAGGCCCGCCAGTACCGCGTCACCTTCGTCTCGAACGTCCCGGGCCTGTCCCAGGCGCCGAAGCAGATCGACCTCGAGGGTGCGGCCACGGGAGCCCACCTCGGCGCCCTCGCGTTCGGCGCGATCGCCGCCGGGCTCGGGCTCCCCGTCGCGTGGTGGGCGGCGGTGACGCTCGTGGCCGCGGTCCCCGACGTGATCATGGGCATCAACGCCGCCGTCAGGATGCGCGCCGGCCGAAGGATCGAGGCCGAGCTGGCCGGTGCTGTGACCCGGTACGCCCCCGAGGCGGTCGTCTACACCGCGTGGCCGGAGGACGGCACCCACCAGGTGACGATGTGGCTGCCGTACCTCCAACGGACCGAGCGCCGTCTGCTCATCGTGGCGCGGCACAACTTCCCGGCCGAGCTCCTCGCCGAGCACACCGATCTCCCGATCGTCGTCCGTCGGGGCTCGCGTGACCTCGACGACGTGGTCGTGCCCTCGCTCACGACGGCGTTCTACGTGAACGCGTCGTCCGGCAACAGCATCTTCGTCCGTCACAACCAGATCACCCACGTGTTCCTGGGCCACGGCGACTCGGACAAGCCCACCTCGTACAACCCGACGCACGCGATGTACGACCGCATCTTCGCGGCCGGCGAGGCGGCTGTCCGCCGGTACGCCGCGCACGGCGTCGCGATCCCACGCTCGACGTTCGACATCGTCGGCCGACCGCAGGTCGAGGGTGTCCACCGTGTCGACGGTCCCGTGCCGGCCGACCCGACAGTCCTGTACGCGCCGACCTGGCGCGGACACGTCGACGAGACCGCCTACCACTCGCTCCCGATCGGCGTCGCGATCGTCCGCGGGCTGTTGGCCCGCGGGGCGACCGTCGTCTTCCGGCCACATCCGTTCAGCTACCGCTTCGAGACCGACGCGGACACCATCCGTACGATCCACCAGCTGCTGCGTGAGGACGCCGACCGGACCGGGCGGCAGCACGTGTACGGCGAGCGGGCCGAGAAGGCGATGTCGATCTTCGACTGCATCAACGCCGCTGACGCGATGGTGTCGGACGTCTCGAGCGTCGTGGTCGACTGGCTGTTCTCGGGCAAGCCGTTCGCGATGACCGCCATGACGGAGACCGGCCCGGACTTCGTCGCGCACTACCCGATCGCCTCCGCCGCGTACGTGATCGAGGGCGACGCCGCCAACCTGGACGCTGCGCTCGACCCTCTGCTGGGCGCCGACCCGCTCGCGCTCGATCGTCGTGCCGTGCGCACCGACTACCTGGGCGACTTCGCGGCGGACGGCTACGCCGACGTGTTCGTCGACCGCGCCCGAGCGATCATCGACGCGCCGCGGGAGCATGCGGCGGACGAGTCGACGGCGGAGGCCGACACCGAGGACGGGGGCGGACGCCTCACGCTGGGCGCCATCCGGCGCGAGCTGGCCGTCGCCGCGCGCGACGTCGTGACGGGCGGCCTGGCGCTGCTCGTGTTCGTGGCGACGCTGGTCGGGTCCTCCGCCACGCTTCCCTTCGTCGTCACGCTCGTCGCGATGGCGCTGTTCGTCCCCCTGCACCGGCGCGCCCGTCCGGGCAATCCCCAGTACGCCCAGATCGCCGGCACGCTCCAGATCTCACGCATCCTCCTGCTGCTCGCCCTCGTGGTCGGGTGGTTCGACTGGCACGGGCCGTCGTGGGCGGTCGCCGCCGCCGTAGCCGCCGTCGCGGCAGCGACAGCAGCCGAGTCCACGGTGTTCGAGAACTGGGAGCGGGTCGGTCTCGAGGCCCGCAACCTGCCGACGTTGAGGGTCGAGGTCCGCGAGGTCGTCTCGCGAGGGACGGTCGGCGTGATCAACGTCCTCGCGGTCGTGGCGTTGTGGATCTGCGGTGCAGCCGGCTGGGCCGCTGTGCTCGTGGCCGTGGCGGCGGCGGTCGCCGCCACGACTCTCGTGTCGCTGGTGGTGGGCCTGACGCGCGTCCACCGCTGCGTCGACGCCGAGGACCGGCTGTACGCGACGCTGGAGGACCACGCGCCCGAGTTCGCGGTCTACTTCGGTTCGAACATCGGCGCGCCCTACCAGCTCGGCATGTGGATGCCGTACTTCGAGCGTCTCGGGCGGCCGTTCGTGGTGGTCACCCGCAACCTCACGATGTTCCGCACGATCGAGGGGATCACCTCGGCGCCGATCGTCCACCGACCGAGCATCCGGAGCCTGCAGGAGGTCGTCGTCCCGAGCATGCGGGCGGCGTTCTACGTCAACAACGCTCCCAACAACACGCACTTCATCGAGCGACGCCAGATGGTCCACGTCTGGCTGAACCACGGCGACTCGGAGAAGCCGGCCTGCTACAACCCGGTGCACGCGATCTACGACCGGATCTTCGCGGCCGGCCAGGCCGGTGTCGACCGGTACGCGCGCCACGGCGTCGACATCCCTCGGGAGAAGTTCGAGATCGTCGGCCGTCCGCAGGTCGAGGACATCGTCCCGGCGCGCGGGCCGATCGACTCGCTCGAGGACCGAACCGTCCTGTACGCACCGACCTGGCGCGGCCCGTACGCCGACTCCGAGGTCTACTCGCTGCCGCGCGGCGAGGAGATCGTCGCGGCGCTGCTGGCCCGAGGCGCCCGAGTGGTGTTCCGGTCGCACCCGTTCAACTACCGGTTCCCCGACGCCACCCGGACGATCGCGCGGATCGGTGCGCTGCTGGACGGCGACCGCGCCCGCACCGGCCGACAGCACGTGTGGGGCGACGCGGCAGAGGTCGCGATGTCCGTCGTGGACTGCTTCAACGCCTCCGACGCCATGGTCGCCGACGTGTCGGCCGTCGTGTCCGACTACCTCCAGTCGGGCAAGCCGTACGCGATGGTCTCGGTGGGACGCACGCCGGAGCAGCTGTGCGCGGAGGCGCCGGCCGCGCGGGCGGCGTACGTGGTCGAGGGCAACCTCGC
Above is a genomic segment from Mumia sp. Pv4-285 containing:
- a CDS encoding CDP-glycerol glycerophosphotransferase family protein; translated protein: MADPGLAPPEAGRVTAARGGDAATQIGTAATVVLATAAALTGVVEAVVVAVLLVALAALAVDAWRFTRRDDLPLTEDLVLLGHDGPVRGGVGAAVTVCFVAWSDSSVWLASLAALISIGIVVLEPVLGQARQYRVTFVSNVPGLSQAPKQIDLEGAATGAHLGALAFGAIAAGLGLPVAWWAAVTLVAAVPDVIMGINAAVRMRAGRRIEAELAGAVTRYAPEAVVYTAWPEDGTHQVTMWLPYLQRTERRLLIVARHNFPAELLAEHTDLPIVVRRGSRDLDDVVVPSLTTAFYVNASSGNSIFVRHNQITHVFLGHGDSDKPTSYNPTHAMYDRIFAAGEAAVRRYAAHGVAIPRSTFDIVGRPQVEGVHRVDGPVPADPTVLYAPTWRGHVDETAYHSLPIGVAIVRGLLARGATVVFRPHPFSYRFETDADTIRTIHQLLREDADRTGRQHVYGERAEKAMSIFDCINAADAMVSDVSSVVVDWLFSGKPFAMTAMTETGPDFVAHYPIASAAYVIEGDAANLDAALDPLLGADPLALDRRAVRTDYLGDFAADGYADVFVDRARAIIDAPREHAADESTAEADTEDGGGRLTLGAIRRELAVAARDVVTGGLALLVFVATLVGSSATLPFVVTLVAMALFVPLHRRARPGNPQYAQIAGTLQISRILLLLALVVGWFDWHGPSWAVAAAVAAVAAATAAESTVFENWERVGLEARNLPTLRVEVREVVSRGTVGVINVLAVVALWICGAAGWAAVLVAVAAAVAATTLVSLVVGLTRVHRCVDAEDRLYATLEDHAPEFAVYFGSNIGAPYQLGMWMPYFERLGRPFVVVTRNLTMFRTIEGITSAPIVHRPSIRSLQEVVVPSMRAAFYVNNAPNNTHFIERRQMVHVWLNHGDSEKPACYNPVHAIYDRIFAAGQAGVDRYARHGVDIPREKFEIVGRPQVEDIVPARGPIDSLEDRTVLYAPTWRGPYADSEVYSLPRGEEIVAALLARGARVVFRSHPFNYRFPDATRTIARIGALLDGDRARTGRQHVWGDAAEVAMSVVDCFNASDAMVADVSAVVSDYLQSGKPYAMVSVGRTPEQLCAEAPAARAAYVVEGNLANLDDALDAMLGADPLAEERARTRAYYLGDFAQGAYADGFLTAARRLIDVGPLDEGLR